ATTTGTGTCGTTCTGTGTGCAGAGCATCAAACCCAGTGTGTCTGAGTTTGTCACTGCTTTATTACCAACAGATGGTCCAACATAAAAATTTTACTGCTTGATTTTTGCAACAAGAAATAATTACTGTGAAAACTAGTGCCTGTAAAActcaagtgtttgttttttggataaAGTATCTGTGACTAAATGCTGAGCAGCTCACTTTAACTGCTGCTTAGTGATCAGGAAAAGCACATTTTCTAATGCCAGAAAGATAGAGTAGGTGTAATATTAGCCATATATCGCAGTTAATCAAAGAAACGGatgtaaaatgaaatatttagtttgttttgggCAGAAATGTCCAATTCATAAAGAAATAAGTTGTTTTTTCAGCAGATACATATGAATTAACATCCCCGACTATAAAAAGTAATTGAAGTGTAAGTGTCAGAATAAATTACGAGCACAAATTTTATGCCACATGCAAAAGAACCATAGAGCAACTATTGAGAACCTCTAGATTTGGAGTATAGTCCTGTTGTCTGTTTGATTCAATCATTTTATTGAGATTTCaggcatgcgtgtgtgtgtgtgtagatatttatttatattttacaaaatgatgaAGAATCATGATGAACTCTATTTGAGCCCATTCTGCTGCTGTTGTCTAGGTCATCAAGCCTGAGTCCTGCGTTCCTTGTGGAAAAAGGATCAAGTTTGGAAAGCTGTCCATGAAGTGCCGTGACTGTAGGGTGGTGTCCCACCCAGAATGTAGGGAGCGCTGCCCCCTGCCCTGCATCCCCAACCCCATCGGCACCCCAATTAAGATcggagaggtgtgtgtgtgtgtgtgcgtgcgtgcgtgcgtgcgtgcgtgtgtgtcctTCCTGCTGTTTAACTGTCCTCCGTCTCGTCTCCTCAGGGCGTACTGGCAGATTACGCCCCCGACTCGTCCCCCAGGATTCCTCCTCTGGTGGTTCGCTGTGTGAATGAGATCGAGCAGCGCGGCCTGCGTGAGGTGAGAATTGATCATTGCtgcagttgtttgtttttttcttttctcctgcAGACACGGAGCTGTAACTAAAACTTAACAATGTGTTCCTcagagattgtgtgtgtgtgtgcgtgtgtgtgttgaatgAGCTGCTCCCTCTTCTGTCCTTCACGTTTATCACCACATGCTTTGTTTGTGCTGCTTTCTGCTGAGCTAAacacatcagacacacacaggGTTTATGTTTGGAGATGAAATGACGACTCGCATCCTTTTAAAGGACAATATTTTGATGAAAATGCTGAGGTTTGTTTTGCAGCTTTCAGCCTCTAAACTTTGTGGTGTCAATAACATTATGATTACTGACAACTTCTTTTCACATTTCAGTGGGCTTGACAAGGCCGCTCAGATTGTATTTATCTACTATAAATATCTTTATTAATCACATGTatgtaacatttatttaaataacaatgaaaatgaTATTTTAACTGTAAGAATAACCACTTGACCCCACAGTGGGCGAAGCCCTGTTTATGAACAGTATCACataatgtaataattattattataataattacttcatgtttttgttcacttttagaCTCGTATTAAAAGCACAAGCTAATACAACAAACTAAATGGAGCTTTCCCTAACATTCACAGCAAAAACTGCCAAATATGAAGGTCAAGATGATACATGGAATAGAAGTGTTagaaaattcactttttttctgcttatttgatcagaaagtgacCATTTACTGCCCTCTACTGTTAAATGTGTGATAGAGCAGCatgttccttcaaaataagagactTGGACTTCATGTTATTGATCATGAGGTCCTGCAGCATCACAGAGAATATGAACATATTGAATTATTGTAAgcacactattattattattactaatgttAGATTATTTGTTTACGCTCCTCCAGGCCGGACTCTACCGTCTGTCCGGCTCCGACCGCGTGGTGAAGGAACTGAAGGAGAAGTTCCTCCGCAGTAAAACCGTCCCCGTCCTCAGTAAGGTGGACGACATCCACTGTGTGACGGGGCTCCTCAAGGACTTCCTGAGGAACCTGAAGGAGCCGCTGCTCACATTCCGCCTCAACCAGGCCTTCATGGACGCAGCAGGTCTACTTCCTGTCAACGTTGGATCTATTTCTGTGTTTCTCAGCTTTAATTCCTcacagtttctttttttccctttcattCTCAGAGGTTGGTGATGATGATAACAGCTTGGCTTTGATGTACCAGAGCATCAGTGACCTGCCCAAAGCCAACAGAGACACGTTAGCCTTCCTGGTTCTGCATCTGCAGCGGTTAGCAGCTTCCCTCACCACACCTCATAAAGCTCATCGTGGAAAAAAAACTccaggcccgggggccaaatctggccctttaaaacatTCAAATCGGCCCACACGGGAAAGTAAAAATGCCTGAGAAAacagtgtaaatgaccaaataatgtaGTTGTGGATACATCGGTAGGGTTACAAAGGGGCGTCGAATATCTGGCAGATTTTCACAggaattatattatttattgaaattaagcagaaattgggagtaattttaaatcactatATCATAACCAAACATAAGtattggcatccatgcaaaataaaacttatatataacatttcaaaagatttatttggaagtagaactttataattatttaactccacaatatttgcaggggtttgtagtttttctgtgtttgtagaagacgatggaagtcatttttagtcTCAAATTGTcgaaagaaaataattattttttccaaaatccttctCAATCCTCAAATCATTTGACAAGAAttcttcaaattaaataaatatagccACTAactgtcacctattgcttggatattgttgtaaactaaactaaaaatgttgtaattgttCGATTCCCCACATCTGTGGCCCAGTTGAGATCAAACGTATCCATATTGTGCTTTAACAGACCAGTGATTTAAATAGCTGTGGTTTCCTCTCTCAGAGTGGCTGGAAGCCTGGAAACCAGGATGGACGTAAACAACCTGGCTCGTGTTTTTGGCCCGACCATCGTCGGCCACGCCGTCGCCAACCCAGACCCCATGACCATCCTGGGGGACACCAAACGCCAGCCCAAGGTCAGTCTGAgcctcaaacaaacacaaactccAGCTGCGTTAGTTTTTCCCTCCGGTCTGATAGCGCTGTGTGTCCAGGTGGTGGAGCGCCTGCTGACCCTACCCACTAATTACTGGGACCAGTTTGTGACGGAGCAGCACAACTTTGATCACCTGGTCATTGAAAACGCAAACTGCTACGTGACTCCAGAGAGAGGTGAACCAATTAACTACATCACATCCTAGAGAGATCCTGTCCCGCATGTTCTAGACGCTCCCCTGGTCAACACATCCGTAGATCATCActgaaacatgcaggacagcggCTCTCCAGTACACATCATTTATTATATTGTCATGTCTTGAAaaattgtatatttgtttttactccccaatttattgaatatttagagatattattcattgattagatatttcaaacatgtctatattataaatacaatgtttgattatttatgtagtatatataattattatattttttagttcataaattatttttgtacatttctacatgaataaatatatttatttagtgtgcgtttattttatttaaatgtttgtgcagtgAGTATGTTTGGACCTCTGACGACTCCAGAGTTCAACAAAACGCCCTCATCCAGCTCCTTAACGCAACGCATGAAGTCTACTCTGACAccgaggtacacacacacacacacacacacacagtccactTCCTCTTTAATAATCCTGTAATTTCAATATGTTTGTGATTATTGATACTTTCTTaaaaatttaactttttgtggttttgaaaaaaaattgtcatcaAATTTGAGCTGATTTGACTTTTCGCTGCTTCAAAAATTGAATTAACTGTTCAGCATTAGGCTTGAAAATATAAACCAAAAATCATATCTccatatttttctcaaaatagatACATAAGATATATATAAAactgttattgtttgttttttccaataAACTCTCACCAAAAAGAGGAATGTGGGCCAAAAGGGGTGGAAAAAAGTAGTTTAACACAAATaaggtttaaaataaaataatatagttTTAGGTGAGATTTAAATTTTCTATATCTCCTTAAATAGAATTCTAAATGCACCACCCAGGCTAAGTTTAACTAATTCTTTATCTTTCCACATTCTGCAGACTTTGTGCTTCTGTTGCTTTCCTTCATTCAAACTTTTTCAGCCTCATTTCCTCAGAAAATGcatcttaaaaataaaaaagtattttagttTCTTAATGTTTGTGCTTCTTTGTCTCTGTTGCAGATTTGGGAGCAAAAGTAAATCGGCGGTGAACGTGGCTCCTCGTGGAAAGTTCTTTGCCTCTCCGTTGCTGAAGTAACGCCTGAAGTCGCTATATTTCACCGTTTACTCCAAACATGAAACCTAATATTGGCCAAAAAAAGCCTTTGTcataaaaatcatttatttagttttttttttcttttttgtagttgcatgttttattttgaaaaacccaGCTGTGGGTTTCCCAATTGCTTCACATTCTATGTAggctgtgcttttattgtgatggTTTTTCAGCTCATGTGTCACTCAGCAGTTGAAGAACAGAAGGTTTGATCATTTTCTTGAAcgtttatgcttttatttagtgactcatttaaatgttttaacaacCGTAcgtgtttcttttgttttgatttcttCTCAAAGTTAAGTTAAAAACGGATTTTCAGGCTCCGTCCAACACCTGAACCGTTTCAAATCCTTTGTGTCTATGCTCATTAGAATTcttgtttgtcttttatttgtCACAGCTTGAAGTGTGTTTGTACTTTGACAAATTTAGAGGAAGAATTCTCATAAGAGTTCATTTTGTACTTTAACTCTTCTATAAAATACATTCAACACGACGAGAACGTCTGCTTTGTCTGTTGAACTTGTGttgctgagtgcatcctaacccagaccttcacctaGCCGCACTactgtatatcaccattttgagaaaaaatattgaattttatttcattccTCCTGAAGAAATAATCCTTATGTTGCATTTCTCAACCTCCTGAGCAAGCTGATGGCTTCCTCAACAGTCGTTCTCCAAGGTCCATCAGTCAGGCCCACAGCGGCTCTAACAGGAAAGTTCCTGGATATTCTACTCAGAGGAGCTGAAGATACAAGGAGGTTCATAAAGTTCAGTACAACCAAGCTAAAATGACTTTATTCTACATCTTCTAACTGGATTTGATCCTTGTTTTTTGGCTCCTCTAGAATGTCAGTGTCCTTATGTAAAGTGATTCCGTCCCGAGTGTCTCTCCTAGAACAATAAGATGAAGAAAATGCAGAGCATGTCCTAGAAACTCCACCTCTTTAAACTCTTACCATAGtacacttaaaaacaatcaGTATTATTTAATGTGACAGTCATCCTCAGTGGAGGTGTTTtacaccttcagctacagtgggggtccccgcccTCTGGAACCGTGTTTGTtgatgtgtaataataataaaacagtaaaGATCTTGAAAGTAAACAATTTATTCATTAGACTAATAAATCAGCTGTGGCTTTCACCAAAGAACTATTAAAACTTGGGGAGGGGCCACAAGAGGGGGGTGGTCCTGACATAATCCTGGAATGCGGGGTCGGACCCCCACTTCTTCAGCGCCTGTTTCTCCAGGATGGGGATCCCACTGACGTAACGTAGCAGGAACCAGACAAACAGAGGAGACACTACGCTCACATACTGAGAACCTGTCATCACTGAGGAGGCGGAGAGCCAGAGTCCGGCCCACTGGAGGACCTCCCCCAGGTAGTTAGGATGTCTGCTGTAGGCCCACAGCCCGCTCTGGATGAACCTCCCCTGGAGAAGAGGAAATGAGGTTTGCATCTTAAAAAACAGGACCAATGAgagtgaagccccgcccccctcAACAGCCAGGGTGCTGGTGCTCAGAAGTCAGTCATCAGTTAAAATGGACACCAGTTTCCCTAAAACACTGGTGAAGTGATTAATTttcttctcaaccttggggccaggggtccccagatgccttaaagaaactaaatatattttttaaaccatttttgcttatttttacccattttcagcaattacaccaaactaaccatattttaacctatggCCATTGAGAACATGTTAACATCACAACATGGTACACAGCGTGCTCAGCTGCAGACACATCATCACTACAGAAGAcaataacaacagaaaacatcatTGGCTTCCATCACTAAGATATTGCAAACAACTGATATCACAGGAGAGCAAAAAAACATCGTCACAGAAACTTCTCACCCCAGTCATCACATGTTCACCCTTCTGCCCTCAGGGAGGCGATATAGGACAATCAGATCACACACACCACCAGACTCATCAACAGTTTCTTCCCTAAAGCATTCCACCAGCATCATATAGCACCTATAGAATAACAAATACTGTCTCTTTCTCAActtgtgtgtgtactgtatgttttataCACCAATGCACTTTTATTCTAATTAACTTTTATACTAATGAACCTTTTATTCTGAGAGACTTTTACCATAcctttctttttaataataactgtCTGTTCTGGCTTGAATCTTTAAGTGTACTTTAATGTTTTGTGGGGGCAtttgcaattttgttgtactttgtacaaagacaataaaaaacaattctgattctgattttcttgccatatttttgctccttttgatgtatttttgctacattactcctatttctgacacttctacatcacatttccatgttttttctgcacattttttcccactttcaagacctttccaccacttttccacctaatgtcacatatgttgacccattattgtcattttttacctcttttcatcatatttcatgcttatttttgctaatttaaccacaccattcacaatttgtcaaccctattatttgccagtttaaactaattgttctaatattgacacttctaaccctttttaccactttttctgcctgttttcatttaatgtggttttttaaaatcacatttcatcacctttttcggtcacttttaacccattttatttcagattaaaacaatgatttacatctttaagatgactatatactatttcacaaataatgtcGATGgatcatagaagtgtttttacttcattcctactgagatttattgtgtttgcccccaaaaaacTTCCAGTAAAAGAAACtcacactttgtctttatctgataaaaaatattgtctccagcagctttaaatacatTGTGGCATCCGTTAACTTACAGTATTTTCTGGGTCACGCTTGAAAACCCATTTCTGCTGATCAGCGATGGCCTCCGTGGCGAATCCCAGGCCCCAGATCGTCCATCCAATGTAGTCTCTGGTTCCCAGGGGAACGTCCCGCCTCTCGCCGTTCAGCATGAGCGTCGGCAGGAGAGTCATAAACACCCACAccgctgacacacacacacacacacacagagttaatCAAACACTCAGCTACACTGGGTGTGACCAGCAGAGAGCAGACAAATAACGGTGATTTATAGTGTGAGCTGCtcagaatctgtgtgtgtgtggttagaTTTGTAAGACAATCTTATTACACGAGGAAAGATAATTTGTGCTCAAGCAAGGATTAAACATGATGGAGGAATAAGAAAATCTGCATGagcaaaaacaaagaatatGTGCGAAAAACCTGAAATTTTGTGCAGCAACACATTCTGCACGAGCAAAGAATCTGTGCAGGTTAAGAAAAGTTGGTGTAAACTgtgcaaaaagaaagaaactaggGTAATTAATCTATGTAAACCAGTAGTTCTCAGTCATTTCAGCCCCTGACCCCCACAaaaggaccatctataagggggaataaaggggagagatttttggggtccatccataaagtcagtaaaatgatggtccattgttctatgaatctgtgataaacacatttatttattcatctgaataatatccactgttatccaggaacgtttattattattattattattatagtcatcttaaagatggaaatcctggttttaatcacgaataaaatggttcaaagtcaccaaaaatggtggaaaaggtggtgaaattggtcaaaagttgaaaattagagtgacaaaaaatggacagaaaaagtggcaaaaagtgtttaaagtgtcaatattggaacaatttgtttaaactggcaaataataggcatgacaatccgtgaatgtggttaaattggccaaaaaaagcatgaaatatggtgaaaagcagttaaatgtgacaataatgggtcaatatatgtgacattaggtggaaaagtgatggaaaaggtttataagtgatcaaaatgtctggaaagtggaaaaaatgtgcagaaaagtcgttgaaatgtgatgtagaagtgtcagaaatgggagaaatgtagcaaaaatacattaaaaggagcaaaaatatggcaagaaaaagtgattaaaaatgtaacaaaatatgttcttagtttcttgaaagtaTCTGGCGACGCCCgcccagtgtctcatgaccgCAAATGGGGtaccgaccccaaggttgggaACCCCTGTAAATGCAAAAACCATAATGTGAGACTAATGTAGGAAAGAGGGAAaaaatgtttagattttttattttcagtcaaTTTTACAAGATTGTAAAAAGAGACGCTTTAGGTTTATGTTTGTTCTACTTCATCACTCGTACAGTTTGTTTTCCTGGTTTGGATGTAATTGGACACCGGTGCAGGTTTATGTTAGGATTTAACGCCCTCGGACCACTGAGTACCTTGAATGGTCCAATACACAAAGAAGGTTCCGGGGCTGTCTCTGACGTTGTTGAACCTGCGATCGTGGCCGTCCTTCAAGATCCTCATGAAGAGAAAAGTTCCCAGTCtgcagaaaaagagagagagagtcgtTAACGTTTACGCTCATTAACCACAGCGTTACTCATTAACTGTTGGTTACTGAGCAGCGGATCAGGCATTCCTCACCCAGGTCCCCACAATGTCACCAATCCTGGCCATAAAGGttttaaatcaatgaaaatagattcatttttaaaatgtggaggaaaaaaaacatctatgatgagaaacaaaatagaaaactttaattatataaatatataaaaacactcCATGCTTTAGttttacataaaataaataataaaataactttatcttcataaataaaccccaccaccccaacaacaaataaacaagatatgagaaaataaaattaaacctCAAAACATGAGCCATAAATAATAtacataaacatattttaaaaatgtgaaaaatattgtcatctttattaaaaaaataaataaataaattgtaaacataatttagaaaaattaagtcaacattttaaaaatggaaaataaataaaatgtaaataaatagataaatcaaataaattaaaaataacaatataaaataattacaaataaaaataaaaccctaAAACATGCAccttaaatattataaatatataaataaataaatacaaatattgttatctttatttaaaaaattgtaaatataatttagaaaaattaaatccacattttttaaatggaaaaaaaggattagtgcacataaataaataattaaataaataataataaatcaaataaatgtagACCTGAGTCCCCATGCTGTCACCAATCCTGTCTGAACCTTCTGACGTGTGTGATCGGCTCCGCCCCACATCCGACTCAAATGTGCCAGTAGGATGAACGTCCCAGAgcctggagagagagagagagagagagagagagagagagcgagagataAAGAAAGAGTGAAAGGAGGATGTGGGACTTGGAGCAACGTGACAGAACAAGGCGTGTCTAATAAATCTTTGACCAGGATCCTGCAGACGATTGGTTTCAAAGTTCAAGGTTAAAAACTAACCAGAGCTCAGAGCGAGGAACGAAGGACGAGTTCAGAACCAGAGCTCAGGACTTTTTACTTTGGAGATTAAAAAAGGTGTCGGCAGGTGAGCCACAGGTGAATTTAATCGTTAACGTGTGTTTTATTAATCACATGAACTTTTCCTTTAACTGAGACTGTGCAGGAAATCTGT
This portion of the Gouania willdenowi chromosome 7, fGouWil2.1, whole genome shotgun sequence genome encodes:
- the racgap1 gene encoding rac GTPase-activating protein 1, giving the protein MDTAVMNLQSLYDKMRLQVHSLNDTVEPNFIRMAQNFDDCRQKWLRVEQELGSCKETLTKAETERGALEVKLKHARNQVEVEIRRRQKAEEECEKLDRQIQLMRDLLTSEGSSNSIQLSAEQRSALAFLNTNYRAAPATSGNTSQRLKTIDESLGSILSDISYDKTDDSLDWDTSAVRTLRLKKRQKRRSSRNCVDGPPSASKRTRSTGLIERPANESLVTTTTVTVPANGGPVEAVSTIESIPYWTRSRRKTAAMEWDSESVKSDDIFKVPVEPELKAQPSTPQNYGTARLHDFISKTVIKPESCVPCGKRIKFGKLSMKCRDCRVVSHPECRERCPLPCIPNPIGTPIKIGEGVLADYAPDSSPRIPPLVVRCVNEIEQRGLREAGLYRLSGSDRVVKELKEKFLRSKTVPVLSKVDDIHCVTGLLKDFLRNLKEPLLTFRLNQAFMDAAEVGDDDNSLALMYQSISDLPKANRDTLAFLVLHLQRVAGSLETRMDVNNLARVFGPTIVGHAVANPDPMTILGDTKRQPKVVERLLTLPTNYWDQFVTEQHNFDHLVIENANCYVTPERVSMFGPLTTPEFNKTPSSSSLTQRMKSTLTPRFGSKSKSAVNVAPRGKFFASPLLK
- the LOC114466758 gene encoding uncharacterized protein LOC114466758, whose protein sequence is MSESPELRAVLFELLAELKELMMGSVLVKSALTDLLLQWGGWAVAAALRTEKFYDLMGSGTFILLAHLSRMWGGADHTRQKVQTGLVTAWGLRLGTFLFMRILKDGHDRRFNNVRDSPGTFFVYWTIQAVWVFMTLLPTLMLNGERRDVPLGTRDYIGWTIWGLGFATEAIADQQKWVFKRDPENTGRFIQSGLWAYSRHPNYLGEVLQWAGLWLSASSVMTGSQYVSVVSPLFVWFLLRYVSGIPILEKQALKKWGSDPAFQDYVRTTPLLWPLPKF